The genomic window ACTGCTATCGTTATGTGGCTACTACTGACAAATACATTGTAAGTAGTAAATGGTAATCCCCCTGTATCGCTAGGCTCTCTCCAACTGAATACTGCCAACGGCCTCCTCAAGCCATCATACTTGCATATTGGGCGTCCTGGGGGACCTACACAGTACAATCACAGTACATCACCGTACATCCTAATGCTTTACTTTTAATTATCAAATCAAATGATTGTCTCGTGATTGGCAATCGTCTGTCGCCTGTATCTGCTACACAGGTTATTGTCACACTGTTGCATTCTCGCAAAATTGGACTTATGGTGTAGAATTGATTTGCGTCTCCTGATTCCACACCAGTGCAGCCGGTTGGCGTTGAAGACAATACAGTCCAAGTAATGGTTGCTGGAGGATATCCACGATCACGAACGATACGTGAACAATTTAAATGAAGTACTGATGACTGATCAACTGTGGTTCGCTCAATTAGAGATCCAGAAACATTGCAACATGGGGGTGCTGCAAATGAAAAGAGATACAGAACAACACGATTAGCACAGTAAGACTTACACAGAACTCTTAGCAGTAGGGCATTTGACACGGTAATGTTACCACTTGTAGTGTCTCGAAATTGacaacgaagagaagaaccaTTGTAATTGGTAGTCAGATCAAAAGTCAATCGAAAAGTAACAACTGAATTCTGAACTCCAAgatttttcgcttttccgACGAATTGCCCTCCTCCTTCAATGCTGATAGAAATAGGCGTAGTGGCTCCGTTTATAACATCAAAAGGGCCACTCGCAGTTTGATCATAAAGCACTCGCGTTGATCCAATGACAGCAGGAGAAATGCAATCGACCGTTTGTTCAGTTTTGACAACGCCCGTGAGTGTTCCCCTAGGATTGATCGTTACAGCTCCATCAGACGACAATGAAACCGCCCAAAGCACTCCAAGACCGATGATTAGTCTGCCAGGCAGACCGTGACCCATGCTATCTCGTTGACCCATGCTACCTTTTTCCTAGTCTGGAGGCCACACCCTTCGCTCGGGAGGAGgaagggttagggttaggtcacgtgcaagggtcaggtgacctgactaCCTTTTTCCCCTGTAGGTTATCCGGGAGATGGGTCAACGAGATAATCCAGAGTTCTGATGTACGAACAGCAAACTTTGCAGGGCATCCGATTCATTGTTTTTCAAAGACTGACAATCAATCCGACAGGACCTTTCAAGAAACACAGGTGTCACTTCGAGGCGACGTTTGGCTCCTACTGAAACGAGAAGTCCAGTGTGACCACTGATCGTTTAGCGTCTCTGTGTTGCACCGTTTCTGGGCTACAGCATTCATTTCTTGGACAGTTTAATCCCCAACATCCGGCTGCAGAGAAATGCCGTGAGAAGAAGTCAAACATTTGATCAGATTTCACGGTCATGCAATGGTTCAAAAATCACCTGCGTGGCAGACATGAATGATGCACTATTGGACAACATCACCACCACTACGTTTAAGTTAAAAGTACAAGCAAAGATGGACTTTTTATAGgctgtatttaattaattggctTGTAGGTCCGCCAGGAAGTCTGATCTATGGTCTGATATACAGGTATGATGGCTTGGCTAGACCATTGGCAATATTCAGCTGGAAGAAGCCTGCCGATAGTGGAGGATTTCACGTGGCTCGTTATAGCTTGTCTGTCCACGGAAGCCGGAAGCAAAATCGGAAACAAAACAGTTCGTTCAACTACAGCGTTCAGGTAAAAGATGGTGATCAAATATATTTCAGTGCTTGAGCTGTGAATATTCTCGGATCTGGAAGTTCATGTAAAATACGTAAACTACTCCGACCAGTAAGTGAGTAATTAGACGATAGAACTTGCGGCATTGTAGGAAGCTGCATCTCACCAAGTGCAGCATGTTGAACGTTGATTACAGTCGATTGTCCATCAAAAGCAGTGGATAGAAGCGCGTTCATTGTATGCTATTCAGGAAACGGCACAACCTCAAACAAATTTTCCATTAGTCTACCAACTACAATTTCTAACCTAATCTCAAACACGAAGTATGTAGTTACGGTGGAAGCAGACAATTCGGAAGGAAATCCTGAGAACTCGTCAAGTGTGGTACCGCAGCGCCTGGTTAGTTTTGTATATTTTCATTCTCGACGTGAACTATCGTATCTGTACGGGTAGGCAGAAatctcgttgacgtcattcaccTTGGAATTCCATTCTGTTGCAGACTCCGGCAGAGACAATGTTGCTGTAGCAACCTATCGAATCTATGTGGACAACTTGCCACGCGACTTTCCAGCTCAAGCAAGCAATATCCAAAGAATTATAATAGACGGTCTTAAGCATACGCAGTCCAAGCGACCGCAATCAATGAGGAAGGCCACAAAAGTCCTCCGATTGCAATCGCTACTGCAACGCCAAAAATTGATCAAGGGATATCATCTGGCGCATTAGCTGGAAGTGTCGTCGGTTCTCTTTTGGCTGGAGTGCTGATTGGCATCATTCTAACGTACGTTGTCATGAATCGACTGGCTAAAAGTCAGGCACCAGAAGAAAGCGTAGAAATGAAGGATTCTCGTTTGTACGCTGAGAGTCGCCGCAAGCCCGCTAGTCAGACAGCAACAGAGCCCGCGTACGAAGATGCTGGCGACGTACGCGTTCATCAGCGAGAGCGTATGCCACCCCTGGAAGTGCCAATTGAGTGAGTGGTCCTTCGATTTGTGCTTGTGATGTAATTCTTATCAATCGTTTCAAtctctttatttctttagcGCCCCGTAGACTTATTTCATTCCTTAGTTTTTATTTCTACTCGTAGGCTTTAAAAGACGACTATGCTCGATTCTTATTGTACGTATGTTAGCTGACATGAAACAAGAATCCTACTTACGTCACATAGAAAGACCTAGCAAATGCATTCATTCTAGCGCTGAATTCTCAAACAGCTGCTATCCACTCAGTGAACACCAACGACCTCATAGGAAGGATTATCTGTCATTAGTGATGATGCAGTGCTTTGGATGACGGGAGCGTGAACTGCCGCAGAAGCTTGACCTGTAGCTCTGCTTGGTTCCGAATCATAAATTGGTGACTTCGTTACTCGCGTCATTTCGGTGTCAGGAGACTTCGGTGGCTTTGTTTCTACGGAGAGACGAGAGTTCtgtctttttctaaaagatctTATACCAAGCTACCTTGGGGCGTTGAGCGAGAGTGTCTCAGTAGGCAGTAACAAAGCAACGCTATCATAGCAAGAACTACTATTCCACCAACTACAATTCCCGCTATAGCTCCAGAACTCAATCCTAGATCATCAATTACTAATGCTAATGAAGCATTACATCACTCAGCATacctcctttcttttcttcttctaatgTAGTGACAGTGATTGACGCGCTTTCTTCGCTCTCCTCGCCCAAACTGTTGATAACCAACACCTTTACAGTATATGTTGTAGATGGTGACAGTTTGTCTATCAAAAACGCTTGCGTTTCTCCGCTCTGCGCCTTCAGATCTCTCTGATCGCCGTTCAAGAAAACCCGATAAATTGACACTGAAGCATTGTCTCTGGCAGAATCCACAACTGTAATGAACGTCAATATGAAAGACGTTGACGTGATGTGTGCATTGCCATTGCCAGAAATAATAGGACTACCGGGAACACCTGGAAAATGATGACCATAGAGCACACAACTATTTAGTCTGTCGTAAACCAACCAGGTTTATGAGTTCTCATTGAAACAACGGTTGAGTTTTCACGAGTTCCTTCTGAATTTCTTGCTTCCACAACAATGTCATAGGCGGTGTCTTCTGCTAGGTTGGAAATAGTGATTGGAAAGCTGTTTTGAGACTGTGAAGCTTTTTGCATTCCATTCCGCGTGTAATACACTATGTATCCACCGTCACTATCAAAATCTGTCTCTGTTTGGCAGTCAATGGTCAACTCGCTTCGTGATCCTGCACTTCTAAACGGTTTGATACACTTTCCTAAATAAGAAACAAAAGCGTTTGCATTTGCCACATAAATATGATCTCTCACTCGTTGGAACAGTTTTGTCCACCTGACAAGCTTCTCCAGGTCCAAGAGTGTTCACTGCTGAAACTCTGAATACTAAAATATCACTGTCATTCACAACATGGTCAGATCTCAGTGGACGTCCAAGCGTCCAAGTAATCAATGGCTGGGTCACTCCACTGATAGACAGAGATAGATCATAGTCAGTGATAGGAAAGCCACCGTCATCTCTAGGCATTTCCCAACTGAACAATGCACGTGGTCTCCTCAAACCGTCATAGCTACACTGCACCATTTCTGGTTGACCTACATACATTTTTGAGAGTATTAAATGCACTTAATTAAAGGGCTTTTACTTACTATTTATAGTCAGAGCAAACGTCTTCATCGTTGTATCTAGACGAGGCCCCTTTGTGTCTGCAACACAAGTGATTTGCGCATTATTGCACTGTCGTGTGACTGGATTGAGATCGTAGAATTGATGGGCATCTCCGGACTCAGTGCCAGCGCAACCAACTGACGATTTTGTCCAACTGACATTTGCTGGTGGATTTCCCCGATGACTGATAATTTCCTCGCAGCtcagaggaggaagacgacttGTAGTGTTGTGAACAATATGACTCAAGTTCAGGACACTGCAGCAAGGAGACGCTACAAATAGGCAAACTAAATGTACACAGATTCATCTACTCTGCCTCTAGACGTACACAAGACGACCAGTGTGAGAGGTCCGGATTCAGTAATGCTGTTATCCGAGGCCTCAAAACGACATCGCAGAGATGCTCCATTGTAATCGGACTGGAGGGTGAATTTCAACCGAAACGATATCGTTCGAACACCTTGAACAGTCGAAAGTCCAAGCCCTACGGCCGTTCCTTTGAACGGAGAAACAGCAATCTGCGAAACACGTCCAGACGCAGTAATAACGGCTGCTGTGGATGGGCGACTGTTGTAGAGAATGGTCGCTGATCCAGAGGCGTCTGGAAAGCTGCAATTAATTGTGTGATTCTCGCCATCAAGACCCGTTAGACTTCCAGGCGGACTAATCGTCGCTCCATCACATAAACAGACGAGAATCCAAAAACAGACTCCTTTCATTGCCCGCATGCGCAGACATCAGTTCGCGTCCACCACTTCCACGTTACAAAGTTAGATTTGCTCAGGATGGGTGCCTCTGTCCTAAAATGTTTCTGTCACAAGCATCTGTGACATACAGGAATGTCTCTTCCCAGTGCAATATTTTTGTTCTGTAAGGCAGTGCGATGTTCTA from Oscarella lobularis chromosome 1, ooOscLobu1.1, whole genome shotgun sequence includes these protein-coding regions:
- the LOC136199703 gene encoding twitchin-like, which codes for MKGVCFWILVCLCDGATISPPGSLTGLDGENHTINCSFPDASGSATILYNSRPSTAAVITASGRVSQIAVSPFKGTAVGLGLSTVQGVRTISFRLKFTLQSDYNGASLRCRFEASDNSITESGPLTLVVLSSPCCSVLNLSHIVHNTTSRLPPLSCEEIISHRGNPPANVSWTKSSVGCAGTESGDAHQFYDLNPVTRQCNNAQITCVADTKGPRLDTTMKTFALTINSQPEMVQCSYDGLRRPRALFSWEMPRDDGGFPITDYDLSLSISGVTQPLITWTLGRPLRSDHVVNDSDILVFRVSAVNTLGPGEACQVDKTVPTRKCIKPFRSAGSRSELTIDCQTETDFDSDGGYIVYYTRNGMQKASQSQNSFPITISNLAEDTAYDIVVEARNSEGTRENSTVVSMRTHKPGVPGSPIISGNGNAHITSTSFILTFITVVDSARDNASVSIYRVFLNGDQRDLKAQSGETQAFLIDKLSPSTTYTVKVLVINSLGEESEESASITVTTLEEEKKGGLSSGAIAGIVVGGIVVLAMIALLCYCLLRHSRSTPQETKPPKSPDTEMTRVTKSPIYDSEPSRATGQASAAVHAPVIQSTASSLMTDNPSYEVVGVH